Proteins encoded together in one Benincasa hispida cultivar B227 chromosome 1, ASM972705v1, whole genome shotgun sequence window:
- the LOC120082911 gene encoding ras-related protein RABB1b, with the protein MSYDYLFKYIIIGDTGVGKSCLLLQFTDKRFQPVHDLTIGVEFGARMVTIDGRPIKLQIWDTAGQESFRSITRSYYRGAAGALLVYDITRRETFNHLASWLEDARQHANPNMSIMLVGNKADLAHRRAVSKEEGEQFAKENGLLFLEASARTAQNVEEAFIKTAAKILQNIQEGVFDVSNESSGIKVGYGRPQGPSGARDGTVAQRGGCCG; encoded by the exons ATGTCGTACGATTATCTATTCAAGTACATCATCATCGGGGATACAG GTGTCGGCAAATCTTGCTTGCTATTGCAGTTCACGGACAAGAGGTTTCAGCCTGTGCACGATCTCACTATTGGCGTCGAGTTTGGTGCTCGAATGGTCACCATCGATGGCCGACCTATTAAGCTTCAGATATGGGATACT GCTGGGCAAGAATCATTCAGATCAATTACAAGATCTTACTACAGAGGGGCAGCTGGTGCTCTTTTAGTTTATGACATTACCAG GAGGGAAACTTTCAACCACTTGGCAAGCTGGTTGGAAGATGCTCGGCAGCATGCAAATCCCAACATGTCGATTATGCTAGTAGGAAACAAGGCTGATCTTGCCCATCGAAGAGCTGTAAGCAAGGAAGAGGGAGAACAATTTGCAAAAGAAAATGGACTCTTATTCTTAGAGGCATCTGCTAGAACAGCACAAAATGTTGAGGAG GCATTCATAAAGACTGCAGCTAAAATACTTCAAAATATTCAAGAAGGCGTCTTTGATGTATCCAATGAG TCATCTGGGATCAAGGTCGGTTACGGGCGTCCTCAAGGGCCATCAGGGGCGAGAGATGGAACAGTTGCACAGAGAGGTGGATGCTGTGGCTAA
- the LOC120070349 gene encoding ribonucleoside-diphosphate reductase small chain — protein sequence MPAIPDEPLLASNPDRFCMFPIHYPEIWKMYKKAEASFWTAEEVDLSQDLRHWESLTADEKHFITHVLAFFAASDGIVLENLAGRFMKEVQVAEARAFYGFQIAIENIHSEMYSLLLETYIKDSNEKNRLFHAIETVPCVKKKADWALKWIDSTESFAERILAFACVEGIFFSGSFCSIFWLKKRGLMPGLTFSNELISRDEGLHCDFACLLYSLLRKKLSEERLREIVMEAVDIEREFVCDALPVALIGMNGDLMSQYIEFVADRLVGELGYEKIYNVQNPFDWMELISLQGKTNFFEKRVGEYQKASVMSSLNGNEGIHVFKMDEDF from the coding sequence ATGCCTGCAATTCCTGACGAGCCTCTCCTCGCCTCTAATCCCGATCGCTTTTGCATGTTCCCAATTCACTATCCTGAAATCTGGAAGATGTACAAGAAAGCCGAAGCCTCCTTCTGGACTGCCGAGGAAGTCGATCTCTCACAAGACCTTCGCCATTGGGAATCCTTAACTGCCGACGAGAAACACTTCATCACTCACGTTCTCGCCTTCTTCGCTGCCTCTGATGGCATCGTTTTGGAGAATCTCGCTGGACGATTCATGAAAGAAGTCCAAGTCGCTGAAGCCAGAGCTTTCTATGGATTCCAAATTGCCATCGAGAATATCCACTCCGAGATGTACAGTCTTCTCCTAGAAACCTATATCAAAGATTCAAATGAGAAGAATCGGTTATTCCATGCTATTGAGACTGTCCCCTGCGTCAAGAAGAAGGCTGATTGGGCGTTGAAGTGGATCGACAGTACAGAATCTTTTGCTGAGCGTATTTTGGCATTCGCTTGTGTTGAGGGGATTTTCTTCTCAGGTAGTTTCTGTTCTATCTTCTGGTTGAAAAAACGTGGGTTAATGCCTGGATTAACGTTCTCAAATGAGTTGATTTCTCGAGATGAAGGGCTTCATTGTGATTTTGCTTGTTTGTTGTATTCATTGTTGAGGAAGAAACTGAGTGAGGAGCGATTGAGGGAGATTGTTATGGAGGCGGTGGATATAGAGAGGGAGTTTGTGTGTGACGCTTTGCCGGTAGCTCTCATCGGAATGAATGGAGATTTGATGAGCCAGTACATAGAATTTGTGGCAGATAGGTTGGTTGGAGAATTGGGGTATGAGAAAATCTATAATGTTCAAAATCCGTTTGATTGGATGGAGTTGATTTCGTTGCAGGGGAAGACTAATTTCTTTGAAAAAAGAGTTGGGGAATATCAAAAAGCATCTGTGATGTCGAGTCTGAATGGAAATGAGGGTATTCATGTGTTTAAGATGGATGAAGATTTCTGA